The region AACGCCGGTGAGGGCGAGGGCGCGCCAGACCTCCGAGAAGGCGCCGTCGAAGCAGATGTTGACTCCCACCTTGCCGAAGGGTGTCTGAAAGCTCTTCAGGCGCCTGCCGGGCACGAACTGCTCGGTCCAGTGCACGTGTGTCTTCGCATACCGGTCCACGCCGTGGCGGTCCACATAGGTGGCCACGTTATAGAAGCGCTCGCCCCTGCGCCGGACCTCCCCGATGATGACGCGGGCGTCCACGTCTTTGACAAAGCCGTAAAACTCCTCCGAGACGGAGCTGTGCCAGGCCTTCATCCGCCTGTAGAGAAACCCCGCGGGCCTCTCATCGGAGGGGTGCCCGTGCAGGATGAGCTCGGGAAAGACAATCAGGTCGCACTCGCGGTTCTCCCTGACCACGTCCTTGAGGCGGGCCACGTGGCCGGCCAGATCCGCGGAGTTGTAGCTCGTCTGCACCAGGGCGACCGTGAGCTTCACGGGCCGCCTCATCAGGCCACCAGGAAAGGCTGCACGTACCGCTCCCTGATGTCTTCCTCTATCTGCTGCAGGTACGAGCGGGTGAGGGCTTCGCCGTACATCTCCTCTTCGTACCGGTAGAGGCTGCCCTTGTCCCGCTTGAGGTTCTTCTCCACCAGGGTCTTGTCTATCTGGCCGGCCTTGCCCTTGGCGATGTTCTCGATGATGCCGTGGATGCCGGAGCCGGACTGGGCCGGGTCCTTGGCCCGGAAGGCCAGGTAGGGGGGCACGCCCAGCTCCACGGCGGCCTGGCGGTGGACCCTCTTTCTGAGGTTGTCCTCCCACCCCTCCAGCTTGAGCCGCGGCGAGATGCGCATGGCCGTGCGGATGACGTCCCTGTCCAGGTAGGGGGCCCGAAGCTCGATGGAATGGGCCATGGTCAGCTTGTCCTCGCGCTCCAGGGTGTCGGTGTACAGGTAGTTCAGGTCTTCCCAGAGCTTCTCGTGCAGCCGGAGATAGCCGTACTTCCTCAGCACCTCGTTGTACCAGGGATAGCCGGCAAACAGCTCGTCGGCCGCCTGTCCGGTGTACATGACCCTGATGCCGTCCTCCGCGGCCATCCGGGCCGCCAGGTACATGGGGATGGCCACTTCCACCTGAAGGAGGCCTCCCTCCTCGACGTTGCGTATGATCTCGGGCACCAGGGCCTCCACCATCGCCTCGTCGATGATGGTGGTCTTCAGGGGCAGCCCCAGGTCCCCGGCCACCGCACGGGCGGCCACGATGTCGCCGGAGTCCTCGGTCCCGGTGCAGTAGCAGATGACGTTCTTGCCCTCCCGCTGAAGGAGCTTGGCCACCAGGACGGAGTCTATGCCCCCGGAGAAAATCACCCCCAGATGGCTCTCCATCAACCCCTCGAGGCGCTTCGCCACGGCCCTGAGCA is a window of Nitrospirota bacterium DNA encoding:
- a CDS encoding carbon-nitrogen hydrolase family protein — translated: MKLTVALVQTSYNSADLAGHVARLKDVVRENRECDLIVFPELILHGHPSDERPAGFLYRRMKAWHSSVSEEFYGFVKDVDARVIIGEVRRRGERFYNVATYVDRHGVDRYAKTHVHWTEQFVPGRRLKSFQTPFGKVGVNICFDGAFSEVWRALALTGVPVIANISAVPATFPVRYMWRRLRGAAIFNEVFVLYANRAGDFFSGHSAVFGPRGDLLASAGMEETVLRVRLDLEEVTRWRREETIYPNRRPLLYREIVRRRPPTPSPPEMG
- a CDS encoding asparagine synthetase B: MCTICGHFAHGEAIASTDVFDMLKKMEHRGPDTHGVYLDEEVTRGEAVDDLKGALKRESRIALGHSRLKIVGQEKTTQPFLSCDGRLALIHNGEIYNYRKLKSLLLRHHEFRTTSDSEVFVHLLEETYRGDLLDAVSKVVGLLDGMYSLAVTDGKDIVAARDSIGKKPLYYLTNKSVTYFASEKKALWNRMTEPRRLHPGGLLSITEEGAEVHEGFPLQFPQIDVVEFREAVERYKVMLLRAVAKRLEGLMESHLGVIFSGGIDSVLVAKLLQREGKNVICYCTGTEDSGDIVAARAVAGDLGLPLKTTIIDEAMVEALVPEIIRNVEEGGLLQVEVAIPMYLAARMAAEDGIRVMYTGQAADELFAGYPWYNEVLRKYGYLRLHEKLWEDLNYLYTDTLEREDKLTMAHSIELRAPYLDRDVIRTAMRISPRLKLEGWEDNLRKRVHRQAAVELGVPPYLAFRAKDPAQSGSGIHGIIENIAKGKAGQIDKTLVEKNLKRDKGSLYRYEEEMYGEALTRSYLQQIEEDIRERYVQPFLVA